The following coding sequences lie in one Dunckerocampus dactyliophorus isolate RoL2022-P2 chromosome 4, RoL_Ddac_1.1, whole genome shotgun sequence genomic window:
- the LOC129179296 gene encoding selenocysteine insertion sequence-binding protein 2-like isoform X4: MESKVTPAEPTFHPKRRNESAGQRSSSPLHGIFAHQRKPTGNQSGLCPKRSPSNINGVVTGKGGDLPWRHRPQSEASTRSSDLRMQSSANAQRRGCRDSKSAPTSAWSSKPAEADLVRFEVKIADFPELAAVPLSSAHAPLVHKDPWGPNLSAERCQPPSKSASPGMTIRKTSPTLPDSPKKDHRIPASSSSQAGVTSWANVASQPPKKPFQRENAVSSQVPTEDAATQPEEGTARKKKRKKKKKTKDIGEGIEAEPEDSKLPQEPPRFKDEEEFPGLAPAQIWTPSKNTVKENQQNEANPSTKTPPTDAAKKAQVWVIILLLTCVASSFSVTRKSILLFKVYTDSSKVFPDAGHLFCPFIDTQKAEKTSGKKSKAPVQLDIGNMLSVLQSKQKSQKAKQNVISVGGGLPVSHKQATHPKKAPREQDKIAHNPLDSTSPLVKKGKQREVPKAKKPTALKKVILKEREERKQRRLLEERGLLPENESTVVQDTAEDEQGNASLIGQKEDLDSLLGGNDLLQVRTHETERGEADNQQNIQAASIATPDRPKIHSRKFREYCSQMLSKDVDQCVTSLLRELVRFQDRLYQKDPMKARMKRRLVMGLREVLKHLKLRKVKCVIISPNCERVQAKGGLDEALHTIIDTCRDQEVPFIFALSRKALGRCVKKTVPVSLVGIFNYDGAQDYYHKMIELSSEARQAYEAMLVSVERHGHEDQDSDFEEQNTAKLSEAEQSEPESEEPGYSQLWRKLLEKDGNFELLNFNTWPIFAHSDGECIDDTDEDEKS, encoded by the exons ATG GAGAGCAAAGTGACACCTGCTGAGCCAACTTTTCATCCCAAGAGGAGAAACGAGTCGGCTGGGCAACGTAGCAGCTCACCTCTACATGGGATCTTTGCACACCAGCGCAAGCCAACAGG CAACCAGTCTGGTCTGTGCCCAAAGCGGAGTCCGTCAAACATTAATGGAGTGGTGACAGGAAAAGGAGGTGATTTGCCCTGGAGGCATAGACCGCAGTCAGAG GCGTCAACAAGGAGCAGTGACCTTCGCATGCAAAGCTCAGCCAATGCACAGAGGAGAG GTTGCAGAGACTCCAAATCGGCCCCAACCTCGGCGTGGAGCTCAAAACCCGCTGAGGCTGACTTGGTCCGTTTTGAGGTGAAGATAGCCGACTTTCCAGAGCTAGCCGCTGTCCCACTAAGTAGCGCCCACGCCCCGCTCGTTCACAAAGACCCTTGGGGGCCAAATCTTTCAGCGGAGAGATGTCAACCTCCCTCAAAGTCGGCATCACCCGGAATG ACCATCAGGAAAACATCCCCAACTCTGCCTGACTCCCCCAAAAAAGATCATCGCATCCCTGCCAGCTCCTCAA GTCAAGCGGGAGTGACGTCGTGGGCTAACGTTGCCTCTCAGCCTCCAAAAAAACCCTTCCAGAGAGAAAATGCAGTCAGCAGCCAAGTGCCG ACGGAGGACGCGGCTACGCAGCCAGAGGAGGGAACAGCAAGGAAGAAAAAgcgaaagaaaaagaagaaaacaaaagacatAGGCGAAGGTATCGAAGCTGAGCCGGAAGATTCAAAACTTCCACAGGAGCCTCCTAGGTTCAAG GATGAAGAGGAGTTTCCAGGTTTGGCTCCAGCTCAGATTTGGACACCCAGCAAAAACACTGTTAAG GAGAACCAGCAAAATGAAGCAAACCCTTCCACCAAAACACCGCCCACAGATGCAGCAAAGAAAGCACAGGTTTGGGTTATTATCTTGctcctcacttgtgttgccagctcaTTTTCGGTGACTAGAAAATCTATACTGCTTTTCAAGGTGTACACTGACTCCTCTAAAGTATTTCCAG ATGCTGGACATCTGTTTTGTCCTTTCATTGATACCCAGAAAGCTGAGAAGACCTCTGGGAAGAAGAGCAAAGCTCCCGTGCAGCTGGACATCGGCAACATGCTGTCCGTCCTTCAAAGCAAGCAAAAATCTCAGAAGGCCAAGCAGAACGTCATCTCAG TGGGTGGAGGTCTTCCTGTCAGCCACAAGCAAGCAACGCACCCCAAAAAGGCGCCCAGGGAGCAGGACAAAATAGCCCACAACCCCCTGGACTCCACCAGCCCCTTGGTGAAGAAAGGCAAGCAGAGGGAGGTGCCCAAAGCCAAGAAGCCTACTGCTCTTAAGAAG GTCATCCTCAAAGAAAGAGaggagaggaagcagagacGTTTACTGGAGGAGAGAGGTTTACTgcctgaaaatgagtcaacggTCGTGCAGGACACTGCAGAGGACGAACAGGGCAATGCAAGTCTGATAGGTCAGA agGAGGACTTGGATTCTCTTTTGGGAGGTAATGATCTGCTGCAAGTACGCACACATGAAACAGAGAGAGGGGAGGCTGACAATCAGCAAAACATCCAGGCGGCTTCCATCGCCACACCTGATCGCCCCAAAATCCACAGCAGGAAGTTCAGAGA GTACTGCAGCCAGATGCTGAGCAAAGACGTGGACCAGTGCGTGACCTCGCTGCTGAGGGAGCTGGTTCGCTTCCAGGACCGCCTCTACCAGAAGGACCCTATGAAGGCCCGCATGAAGAGGCGGCTCGTCATGGGCCTCCGAGAGGTCCTGAAGCATCTCAAGCTCAGGAAGGTCAAGTGCGTCATCATCTCCCCCAACTGTGAGCGCGTCCAGGCCAAAG GAGGTCTGGATGAGGCTCTTCACACCATCATCGACACTTGTCGGGACCAAGAGGTGCCCTTCATCTTCGCCCTCTCCCGCAAAGCTTTGGGTCGCTGTGTCAAAAAGACGGTGCCCGTCAGCCTGGTGGGCATCTTCAACTACGACGGCGCACAG GACTACTACCACAAGATGATAGAGTTGTCGTCCGAAGCCAGGCAAGCGTACGAGGCGATGCTGGTGAGCGTGGAGCGGCATGGCCATGAAGATCAGGACTCCGACTTCGAGGAGCAGAACACGGCCAAGCTGAGCGAGGCCGAGCAGTCGGAGCCAGAGTCAGAGGAGCCAGGATACA GCCAATTGTGGAGGAAACTTTTGGAGAAGGATGGCAACTTTGAGTTGTTGAACTTCAACACGTGGCCGATCTTCGCCCACTCGGACGGCGAATGTATCGATGATACCGATGAAGACGAGAAGAGCTGA
- the LOC129179296 gene encoding selenocysteine insertion sequence-binding protein 2-like isoform X2, whose translation MEKESKVTPAEPTFHPKRRNESAGQRSSSPLHGIFAHQRKPTGNQSGLCPKRSPSNINGVVTGKGGDLPWRHRPQSEASTRSSDLRMQSSANAQRRGCRDSKSAPTSAWSSKPAEADLVRFEVKIADFPELAAVPLSSAHAPLVHKDPWGPNLSAERCQPPSKSASPGMTIRKTSPTLPDSPKKDHRIPASSSSQAGVTSWANVASQPPKKPFQRENAVSSQVPTEDAATQPEEGTARKKKRKKKKKTKDIGEGIEAEPEDSKLPQEPPRFKDEEEFPGLAPAQIWTPSKNTVKENQQNEANPSTKTPPTDAAKKAQVWVIILLLTCVASSFSVTRKSILLFKVYTDSSKVFPDAGHLFCPFIDTQKAEKTSGKKSKAPVQLDIGNMLSVLQSKQKSQKAKQNVISVGGGLPVSHKQATHPKKAPREQDKIAHNPLDSTSPLVKKGKQREVPKAKKPTALKKVILKEREERKQRRLLEERGLLPENESTVVQDTAEDEQGNASLIEEDLDSLLGGNDLLQVRTHETERGEADNQQNIQAASIATPDRPKIHSRKFREYCSQMLSKDVDQCVTSLLRELVRFQDRLYQKDPMKARMKRRLVMGLREVLKHLKLRKVKCVIISPNCERVQAKGGLDEALHTIIDTCRDQEVPFIFALSRKALGRCVKKTVPVSLVGIFNYDGAQDYYHKMIELSSEARQAYEAMLVSVERHGHEDQDSDFEEQNTAKLSEAEQSEPESEEPGYSQLWRKLLEKDGNFELLNFNTWPIFAHSDGECIDDTDEDEKS comes from the exons ATGGAGAAG GAGAGCAAAGTGACACCTGCTGAGCCAACTTTTCATCCCAAGAGGAGAAACGAGTCGGCTGGGCAACGTAGCAGCTCACCTCTACATGGGATCTTTGCACACCAGCGCAAGCCAACAGG CAACCAGTCTGGTCTGTGCCCAAAGCGGAGTCCGTCAAACATTAATGGAGTGGTGACAGGAAAAGGAGGTGATTTGCCCTGGAGGCATAGACCGCAGTCAGAG GCGTCAACAAGGAGCAGTGACCTTCGCATGCAAAGCTCAGCCAATGCACAGAGGAGAG GTTGCAGAGACTCCAAATCGGCCCCAACCTCGGCGTGGAGCTCAAAACCCGCTGAGGCTGACTTGGTCCGTTTTGAGGTGAAGATAGCCGACTTTCCAGAGCTAGCCGCTGTCCCACTAAGTAGCGCCCACGCCCCGCTCGTTCACAAAGACCCTTGGGGGCCAAATCTTTCAGCGGAGAGATGTCAACCTCCCTCAAAGTCGGCATCACCCGGAATG ACCATCAGGAAAACATCCCCAACTCTGCCTGACTCCCCCAAAAAAGATCATCGCATCCCTGCCAGCTCCTCAA GTCAAGCGGGAGTGACGTCGTGGGCTAACGTTGCCTCTCAGCCTCCAAAAAAACCCTTCCAGAGAGAAAATGCAGTCAGCAGCCAAGTGCCG ACGGAGGACGCGGCTACGCAGCCAGAGGAGGGAACAGCAAGGAAGAAAAAgcgaaagaaaaagaagaaaacaaaagacatAGGCGAAGGTATCGAAGCTGAGCCGGAAGATTCAAAACTTCCACAGGAGCCTCCTAGGTTCAAG GATGAAGAGGAGTTTCCAGGTTTGGCTCCAGCTCAGATTTGGACACCCAGCAAAAACACTGTTAAG GAGAACCAGCAAAATGAAGCAAACCCTTCCACCAAAACACCGCCCACAGATGCAGCAAAGAAAGCACAGGTTTGGGTTATTATCTTGctcctcacttgtgttgccagctcaTTTTCGGTGACTAGAAAATCTATACTGCTTTTCAAGGTGTACACTGACTCCTCTAAAGTATTTCCAG ATGCTGGACATCTGTTTTGTCCTTTCATTGATACCCAGAAAGCTGAGAAGACCTCTGGGAAGAAGAGCAAAGCTCCCGTGCAGCTGGACATCGGCAACATGCTGTCCGTCCTTCAAAGCAAGCAAAAATCTCAGAAGGCCAAGCAGAACGTCATCTCAG TGGGTGGAGGTCTTCCTGTCAGCCACAAGCAAGCAACGCACCCCAAAAAGGCGCCCAGGGAGCAGGACAAAATAGCCCACAACCCCCTGGACTCCACCAGCCCCTTGGTGAAGAAAGGCAAGCAGAGGGAGGTGCCCAAAGCCAAGAAGCCTACTGCTCTTAAGAAG GTCATCCTCAAAGAAAGAGaggagaggaagcagagacGTTTACTGGAGGAGAGAGGTTTACTgcctgaaaatgagtcaacggTCGTGCAGGACACTGCAGAGGACGAACAGGGCAATGCAAGTCTGATAG agGAGGACTTGGATTCTCTTTTGGGAGGTAATGATCTGCTGCAAGTACGCACACATGAAACAGAGAGAGGGGAGGCTGACAATCAGCAAAACATCCAGGCGGCTTCCATCGCCACACCTGATCGCCCCAAAATCCACAGCAGGAAGTTCAGAGA GTACTGCAGCCAGATGCTGAGCAAAGACGTGGACCAGTGCGTGACCTCGCTGCTGAGGGAGCTGGTTCGCTTCCAGGACCGCCTCTACCAGAAGGACCCTATGAAGGCCCGCATGAAGAGGCGGCTCGTCATGGGCCTCCGAGAGGTCCTGAAGCATCTCAAGCTCAGGAAGGTCAAGTGCGTCATCATCTCCCCCAACTGTGAGCGCGTCCAGGCCAAAG GAGGTCTGGATGAGGCTCTTCACACCATCATCGACACTTGTCGGGACCAAGAGGTGCCCTTCATCTTCGCCCTCTCCCGCAAAGCTTTGGGTCGCTGTGTCAAAAAGACGGTGCCCGTCAGCCTGGTGGGCATCTTCAACTACGACGGCGCACAG GACTACTACCACAAGATGATAGAGTTGTCGTCCGAAGCCAGGCAAGCGTACGAGGCGATGCTGGTGAGCGTGGAGCGGCATGGCCATGAAGATCAGGACTCCGACTTCGAGGAGCAGAACACGGCCAAGCTGAGCGAGGCCGAGCAGTCGGAGCCAGAGTCAGAGGAGCCAGGATACA GCCAATTGTGGAGGAAACTTTTGGAGAAGGATGGCAACTTTGAGTTGTTGAACTTCAACACGTGGCCGATCTTCGCCCACTCGGACGGCGAATGTATCGATGATACCGATGAAGACGAGAAGAGCTGA
- the LOC129179296 gene encoding selenocysteine insertion sequence-binding protein 2-like isoform X5 — MEKESKVTPAEPTFHPKRRNESAGQRSSSPLHGIFAHQRKPTGNQSGLCPKRSPSNINGVVTGKGGDLPWRHRPQSEASTRSSDLRMQSSANAQRRGCRDSKSAPTSAWSSKPAEADLVRFEVKIADFPELAAVPLSSAHAPLVHKDPWGPNLSAERCQPPSKSASPGMTIRKTSPTLPDSPKKDHRIPASSSSQAGVTSWANVASQPPKKPFQRENAVSSQVPTEDAATQPEEGTARKKKRKKKKKTKDIGEGIEAEPEDSKLPQEPPRFKENQQNEANPSTKTPPTDAAKKAQVWVIILLLTCVASSFSVTRKSILLFKVYTDSSKVFPDAGHLFCPFIDTQKAEKTSGKKSKAPVQLDIGNMLSVLQSKQKSQKAKQNVISVGGGLPVSHKQATHPKKAPREQDKIAHNPLDSTSPLVKKGKQREVPKAKKPTALKKVILKEREERKQRRLLEERGLLPENESTVVQDTAEDEQGNASLIGQKEDLDSLLGGNDLLQVRTHETERGEADNQQNIQAASIATPDRPKIHSRKFREYCSQMLSKDVDQCVTSLLRELVRFQDRLYQKDPMKARMKRRLVMGLREVLKHLKLRKVKCVIISPNCERVQAKGGLDEALHTIIDTCRDQEVPFIFALSRKALGRCVKKTVPVSLVGIFNYDGAQDYYHKMIELSSEARQAYEAMLVSVERHGHEDQDSDFEEQNTAKLSEAEQSEPESEEPGYSQLWRKLLEKDGNFELLNFNTWPIFAHSDGECIDDTDEDEKS, encoded by the exons ATGGAGAAG GAGAGCAAAGTGACACCTGCTGAGCCAACTTTTCATCCCAAGAGGAGAAACGAGTCGGCTGGGCAACGTAGCAGCTCACCTCTACATGGGATCTTTGCACACCAGCGCAAGCCAACAGG CAACCAGTCTGGTCTGTGCCCAAAGCGGAGTCCGTCAAACATTAATGGAGTGGTGACAGGAAAAGGAGGTGATTTGCCCTGGAGGCATAGACCGCAGTCAGAG GCGTCAACAAGGAGCAGTGACCTTCGCATGCAAAGCTCAGCCAATGCACAGAGGAGAG GTTGCAGAGACTCCAAATCGGCCCCAACCTCGGCGTGGAGCTCAAAACCCGCTGAGGCTGACTTGGTCCGTTTTGAGGTGAAGATAGCCGACTTTCCAGAGCTAGCCGCTGTCCCACTAAGTAGCGCCCACGCCCCGCTCGTTCACAAAGACCCTTGGGGGCCAAATCTTTCAGCGGAGAGATGTCAACCTCCCTCAAAGTCGGCATCACCCGGAATG ACCATCAGGAAAACATCCCCAACTCTGCCTGACTCCCCCAAAAAAGATCATCGCATCCCTGCCAGCTCCTCAA GTCAAGCGGGAGTGACGTCGTGGGCTAACGTTGCCTCTCAGCCTCCAAAAAAACCCTTCCAGAGAGAAAATGCAGTCAGCAGCCAAGTGCCG ACGGAGGACGCGGCTACGCAGCCAGAGGAGGGAACAGCAAGGAAGAAAAAgcgaaagaaaaagaagaaaacaaaagacatAGGCGAAGGTATCGAAGCTGAGCCGGAAGATTCAAAACTTCCACAGGAGCCTCCTAGGTTCAAG GAGAACCAGCAAAATGAAGCAAACCCTTCCACCAAAACACCGCCCACAGATGCAGCAAAGAAAGCACAGGTTTGGGTTATTATCTTGctcctcacttgtgttgccagctcaTTTTCGGTGACTAGAAAATCTATACTGCTTTTCAAGGTGTACACTGACTCCTCTAAAGTATTTCCAG ATGCTGGACATCTGTTTTGTCCTTTCATTGATACCCAGAAAGCTGAGAAGACCTCTGGGAAGAAGAGCAAAGCTCCCGTGCAGCTGGACATCGGCAACATGCTGTCCGTCCTTCAAAGCAAGCAAAAATCTCAGAAGGCCAAGCAGAACGTCATCTCAG TGGGTGGAGGTCTTCCTGTCAGCCACAAGCAAGCAACGCACCCCAAAAAGGCGCCCAGGGAGCAGGACAAAATAGCCCACAACCCCCTGGACTCCACCAGCCCCTTGGTGAAGAAAGGCAAGCAGAGGGAGGTGCCCAAAGCCAAGAAGCCTACTGCTCTTAAGAAG GTCATCCTCAAAGAAAGAGaggagaggaagcagagacGTTTACTGGAGGAGAGAGGTTTACTgcctgaaaatgagtcaacggTCGTGCAGGACACTGCAGAGGACGAACAGGGCAATGCAAGTCTGATAGGTCAGA agGAGGACTTGGATTCTCTTTTGGGAGGTAATGATCTGCTGCAAGTACGCACACATGAAACAGAGAGAGGGGAGGCTGACAATCAGCAAAACATCCAGGCGGCTTCCATCGCCACACCTGATCGCCCCAAAATCCACAGCAGGAAGTTCAGAGA GTACTGCAGCCAGATGCTGAGCAAAGACGTGGACCAGTGCGTGACCTCGCTGCTGAGGGAGCTGGTTCGCTTCCAGGACCGCCTCTACCAGAAGGACCCTATGAAGGCCCGCATGAAGAGGCGGCTCGTCATGGGCCTCCGAGAGGTCCTGAAGCATCTCAAGCTCAGGAAGGTCAAGTGCGTCATCATCTCCCCCAACTGTGAGCGCGTCCAGGCCAAAG GAGGTCTGGATGAGGCTCTTCACACCATCATCGACACTTGTCGGGACCAAGAGGTGCCCTTCATCTTCGCCCTCTCCCGCAAAGCTTTGGGTCGCTGTGTCAAAAAGACGGTGCCCGTCAGCCTGGTGGGCATCTTCAACTACGACGGCGCACAG GACTACTACCACAAGATGATAGAGTTGTCGTCCGAAGCCAGGCAAGCGTACGAGGCGATGCTGGTGAGCGTGGAGCGGCATGGCCATGAAGATCAGGACTCCGACTTCGAGGAGCAGAACACGGCCAAGCTGAGCGAGGCCGAGCAGTCGGAGCCAGAGTCAGAGGAGCCAGGATACA GCCAATTGTGGAGGAAACTTTTGGAGAAGGATGGCAACTTTGAGTTGTTGAACTTCAACACGTGGCCGATCTTCGCCCACTCGGACGGCGAATGTATCGATGATACCGATGAAGACGAGAAGAGCTGA
- the LOC129179296 gene encoding selenocysteine insertion sequence-binding protein 2-like isoform X8: MEKESKVTPAEPTFHPKRRNESAGQRSSSPLHGIFAHQRKPTGNQSGLCPKRSPSNINGVVTGKGGDLPWRHRPQSEASTRSSDLRMQSSANAQRRGCRDSKSAPTSAWSSKPAEADLVRFEVKIADFPELAAVPLSSAHAPLVHKDPWGPNLSAERCQPPSKSASPGMTIRKTSPTLPDSPKKDHRIPASSSSQAGVTSWANVASQPPKKPFQRENAVSSQVPTEDAATQPEEGTARKKKRKKKKKTKDIGEGIEAEPEDSKLPQEPPRFKENQQNEANPSTKTPPTDAAKKAQVYTDSSKVFPDAGHLFCPFIDTQKAEKTSGKKSKAPVQLDIGNMLSVLQSKQKSQKAKQNVISVGGGLPVSHKQATHPKKAPREQDKIAHNPLDSTSPLVKKGKQREVPKAKKPTALKKVILKEREERKQRRLLEERGLLPENESTVVQDTAEDEQGNASLIGQKEDLDSLLGGNDLLQVRTHETERGEADNQQNIQAASIATPDRPKIHSRKFREYCSQMLSKDVDQCVTSLLRELVRFQDRLYQKDPMKARMKRRLVMGLREVLKHLKLRKVKCVIISPNCERVQAKGGLDEALHTIIDTCRDQEVPFIFALSRKALGRCVKKTVPVSLVGIFNYDGAQDYYHKMIELSSEARQAYEAMLVSVERHGHEDQDSDFEEQNTAKLSEAEQSEPESEEPGYSQLWRKLLEKDGNFELLNFNTWPIFAHSDGECIDDTDEDEKS, translated from the exons ATGGAGAAG GAGAGCAAAGTGACACCTGCTGAGCCAACTTTTCATCCCAAGAGGAGAAACGAGTCGGCTGGGCAACGTAGCAGCTCACCTCTACATGGGATCTTTGCACACCAGCGCAAGCCAACAGG CAACCAGTCTGGTCTGTGCCCAAAGCGGAGTCCGTCAAACATTAATGGAGTGGTGACAGGAAAAGGAGGTGATTTGCCCTGGAGGCATAGACCGCAGTCAGAG GCGTCAACAAGGAGCAGTGACCTTCGCATGCAAAGCTCAGCCAATGCACAGAGGAGAG GTTGCAGAGACTCCAAATCGGCCCCAACCTCGGCGTGGAGCTCAAAACCCGCTGAGGCTGACTTGGTCCGTTTTGAGGTGAAGATAGCCGACTTTCCAGAGCTAGCCGCTGTCCCACTAAGTAGCGCCCACGCCCCGCTCGTTCACAAAGACCCTTGGGGGCCAAATCTTTCAGCGGAGAGATGTCAACCTCCCTCAAAGTCGGCATCACCCGGAATG ACCATCAGGAAAACATCCCCAACTCTGCCTGACTCCCCCAAAAAAGATCATCGCATCCCTGCCAGCTCCTCAA GTCAAGCGGGAGTGACGTCGTGGGCTAACGTTGCCTCTCAGCCTCCAAAAAAACCCTTCCAGAGAGAAAATGCAGTCAGCAGCCAAGTGCCG ACGGAGGACGCGGCTACGCAGCCAGAGGAGGGAACAGCAAGGAAGAAAAAgcgaaagaaaaagaagaaaacaaaagacatAGGCGAAGGTATCGAAGCTGAGCCGGAAGATTCAAAACTTCCACAGGAGCCTCCTAGGTTCAAG GAGAACCAGCAAAATGAAGCAAACCCTTCCACCAAAACACCGCCCACAGATGCAGCAAAGAAAGCACAG GTGTACACTGACTCCTCTAAAGTATTTCCAG ATGCTGGACATCTGTTTTGTCCTTTCATTGATACCCAGAAAGCTGAGAAGACCTCTGGGAAGAAGAGCAAAGCTCCCGTGCAGCTGGACATCGGCAACATGCTGTCCGTCCTTCAAAGCAAGCAAAAATCTCAGAAGGCCAAGCAGAACGTCATCTCAG TGGGTGGAGGTCTTCCTGTCAGCCACAAGCAAGCAACGCACCCCAAAAAGGCGCCCAGGGAGCAGGACAAAATAGCCCACAACCCCCTGGACTCCACCAGCCCCTTGGTGAAGAAAGGCAAGCAGAGGGAGGTGCCCAAAGCCAAGAAGCCTACTGCTCTTAAGAAG GTCATCCTCAAAGAAAGAGaggagaggaagcagagacGTTTACTGGAGGAGAGAGGTTTACTgcctgaaaatgagtcaacggTCGTGCAGGACACTGCAGAGGACGAACAGGGCAATGCAAGTCTGATAGGTCAGA agGAGGACTTGGATTCTCTTTTGGGAGGTAATGATCTGCTGCAAGTACGCACACATGAAACAGAGAGAGGGGAGGCTGACAATCAGCAAAACATCCAGGCGGCTTCCATCGCCACACCTGATCGCCCCAAAATCCACAGCAGGAAGTTCAGAGA GTACTGCAGCCAGATGCTGAGCAAAGACGTGGACCAGTGCGTGACCTCGCTGCTGAGGGAGCTGGTTCGCTTCCAGGACCGCCTCTACCAGAAGGACCCTATGAAGGCCCGCATGAAGAGGCGGCTCGTCATGGGCCTCCGAGAGGTCCTGAAGCATCTCAAGCTCAGGAAGGTCAAGTGCGTCATCATCTCCCCCAACTGTGAGCGCGTCCAGGCCAAAG GAGGTCTGGATGAGGCTCTTCACACCATCATCGACACTTGTCGGGACCAAGAGGTGCCCTTCATCTTCGCCCTCTCCCGCAAAGCTTTGGGTCGCTGTGTCAAAAAGACGGTGCCCGTCAGCCTGGTGGGCATCTTCAACTACGACGGCGCACAG GACTACTACCACAAGATGATAGAGTTGTCGTCCGAAGCCAGGCAAGCGTACGAGGCGATGCTGGTGAGCGTGGAGCGGCATGGCCATGAAGATCAGGACTCCGACTTCGAGGAGCAGAACACGGCCAAGCTGAGCGAGGCCGAGCAGTCGGAGCCAGAGTCAGAGGAGCCAGGATACA GCCAATTGTGGAGGAAACTTTTGGAGAAGGATGGCAACTTTGAGTTGTTGAACTTCAACACGTGGCCGATCTTCGCCCACTCGGACGGCGAATGTATCGATGATACCGATGAAGACGAGAAGAGCTGA